The following are from one region of the Acidobacteriota bacterium genome:
- the rdgB gene encoding RdgB/HAM1 family non-canonical purine NTP pyrophosphatase, with the protein MQVLVATSNPGKLRDFAGAAETHGVRIVGIPGFSSLPQVVEDGQTFEANACKKATEYSLAAPGQLVLADDSGLEVDALGGAPGVHSARYAAEQPHLVGANTEDHANNARVLRELGNVADEQRGARFVCVLAAARDGKTIATFRGESAGVILNEPRGENGFGYDPLFYFPHIGKTFAELTAVEKSRYSHRGKAFREFLAWVDKGQAE; encoded by the coding sequence ATGCAAGTTCTGGTAGCCACTTCGAATCCGGGTAAACTGCGCGACTTCGCGGGCGCGGCGGAGACGCATGGCGTCAGGATCGTGGGTATTCCTGGCTTTTCTTCCCTGCCCCAGGTCGTGGAAGATGGTCAAACCTTCGAGGCGAACGCTTGCAAGAAAGCGACAGAGTACAGTCTGGCGGCCCCCGGGCAACTGGTGCTCGCCGATGATTCCGGCTTGGAGGTGGATGCTCTCGGAGGTGCGCCGGGAGTTCACTCGGCACGCTACGCAGCCGAGCAACCACATCTCGTGGGCGCCAACACCGAAGACCATGCCAACAACGCCCGCGTGCTTCGTGAACTCGGGAACGTTGCTGACGAACAACGCGGCGCACGATTCGTCTGCGTGTTGGCAGCGGCGCGCGACGGCAAGACGATCGCCACCTTTCGCGGAGAGTCAGCGGGAGTGATTCTGAACGAACCCCGCGGCGAAAATGGCTTTGGATACGATCCCCTCTTCTATTTTCCGCACATTGGAAAGACATTTGCCGAACTTACCGCAGTGGAAAAATCTCGCTACAGCCATCGGGGAAAAGCGTTTCGTGAGTTCTTGGCGTGGGTTGACAAGGGTCAAGCCGAATGA
- a CDS encoding PilZ domain-containing protein, whose amino-acid sequence MTLQALLVSKDDLAAETLTQVLANFGVAVERSSAADVAVARLEEQHFDQIIVDFDDREAASQVLEANRRSTGPQQATPAVTLALLQDASEIRAILGAGAHFILVKPIIHEQAHATLRAATAMLKRERRQAFRVPVQAPISLRLAEGEHTEGILLDVSSGGIDVLAARPMPSAALAHFSFELTDGNLQIEGDAEVAWSSANGQTGLRFLDIDVRMRDQLHDWLTSHSHEALPEEADPVSHCKLTDMSLGGCYVETESPFPQSSAVDLCLKAEGMEIHTEGLVRVMHPTHGMGIEFPARTEEQRKSVGEFIEFLTSQPGAKPELEISPRALVASVEELTSTSAPGSENEDPLLELLRTGTALAQSQFLEDLHRQRNSAEVSQ is encoded by the coding sequence ATGACATTGCAGGCACTGCTGGTATCGAAGGACGATTTGGCCGCTGAAACGCTGACCCAGGTGTTGGCGAACTTCGGCGTGGCCGTGGAGCGCTCAAGCGCAGCCGACGTCGCAGTCGCTCGTCTGGAAGAACAACACTTCGACCAGATCATTGTCGACTTCGACGACCGCGAGGCTGCCTCGCAGGTGCTGGAAGCGAATCGGCGTAGTACTGGACCACAGCAGGCGACGCCCGCAGTGACCTTGGCGCTCTTGCAGGATGCGTCCGAAATCCGGGCGATTCTCGGAGCCGGTGCGCATTTCATCCTCGTCAAACCCATCATTCATGAACAGGCCCATGCAACGCTCCGTGCGGCAACCGCCATGTTGAAGCGCGAGCGGCGACAGGCGTTCCGCGTCCCCGTACAAGCACCAATCTCACTCCGTCTGGCAGAGGGCGAACACACCGAAGGCATTCTGCTGGACGTAAGCAGCGGCGGGATCGACGTACTGGCAGCCAGGCCAATGCCGTCTGCCGCCCTGGCACACTTTTCTTTTGAGCTAACGGATGGCAATCTCCAAATAGAAGGCGACGCCGAAGTAGCCTGGAGCAGCGCCAATGGCCAAACCGGCCTGCGCTTTCTGGATATCGACGTTCGCATGCGCGACCAGTTGCATGACTGGTTGACTTCGCACTCGCACGAAGCTCTTCCGGAGGAAGCGGATCCGGTTTCGCATTGCAAGCTGACGGATATGAGTTTGGGTGGATGTTACGTCGAAACCGAGTCTCCCTTTCCCCAATCCTCGGCCGTCGACCTGTGCCTGAAGGCAGAAGGAATGGAGATCCATACCGAAGGATTGGTACGGGTCATGCACCCCACGCACGGCATGGGCATTGAATTTCCAGCGCGAACCGAAGAACAGCGCAAGAGTGTTGGTGAATTTATTGAGTTTCTGACATCACAACCGGGAGCCAAGCCGGAACTGGAAATCTCTCCGCGGGCATTAGTCGCCAGCGTGGAAGAGCTTACTTCGACTTCGGCGCCTGGCTCGGAAAATGAAGATCCCCTGCTGGAGTTGCTGCGGACCGGCACCGCCCTTGCGCAGAGCCAATTTCTGGAAGACCTGCATCGCCAGCGCAATTCTGCCGAAGTAAGCCAATAA
- a CDS encoding PEP-CTERM sorting domain-containing protein, producing MRRVLVLALLALALPMAAWADGIDLVNLHGSISISNAGITSVGSQLHSFNGIVASPGHTLGSVSFSTGALLSGSILNGGTFSDAGSSFVVIGKGSETPHKGTIFSGAFVGPVSWTLVSSSGQSLTYSLSGTIAGTLWNGHFVTGTTTQTIYSVKGQITQGIGHIRMGDTTFGTPEPGTLGLLGTGLVAIAGMLRRKFTVNA from the coding sequence ATGAGACGAGTGTTGGTTTTGGCATTGCTGGCATTGGCTCTGCCGATGGCAGCTTGGGCGGATGGGATTGATCTAGTCAACCTCCACGGTTCGATTTCGATTTCCAACGCGGGAATCACTTCTGTAGGCTCGCAACTTCATTCCTTTAATGGAATTGTGGCCAGTCCGGGGCACACTTTGGGTTCGGTGTCGTTCTCTACGGGCGCACTTCTGAGCGGCAGCATTCTGAACGGCGGCACCTTCTCGGACGCAGGTTCGAGCTTTGTCGTGATCGGAAAAGGATCCGAAACACCGCACAAGGGCACGATCTTCAGCGGCGCATTCGTTGGTCCGGTTTCCTGGACGCTGGTATCTTCGAGCGGACAGAGCCTCACCTACAGTCTGAGCGGCACGATCGCAGGCACCTTGTGGAACGGTCATTTTGTGACCGGAACGACGACCCAGACGATTTATTCCGTAAAGGGTCAGATCACACAGGGCATTGGTCACATCCGGATGGGCGACACCACTTTCGGAACACCTGAGCCGGGAACACTTGGCTTGTTGGGAACTGGGTTAGTGGCAATCGCTGGTATGCTGCGCCGTAAGTTCACGGTTAACGCCTAA
- a CDS encoding Gfo/Idh/MocA family oxidoreductase — protein MIRFGIVGFGLHAVRRLMPGFDLARNCKVVALSRRDPAKAQESARHYGIAHAFTSTEELCRCPDVDAVLVTSPDVLHRADTLTALCAGKPVLCEKPMAMNTGECREMVEAARAANVLLGVAQVFRFEASTARLREQIASGAIGTPVTARVEFSYLGSGHHRTWLYDRKVAAGGPVADVGVHCIDALRYILQDDPVRITAIARKDEQSGDVEGAAILTLEFSKGTLATVLVSTRANYRTPVEFVGRQGVLRADDGLTVDRPVVIELWREQKVVAAETVTNQLAYARQVDSFADAIEGKGTFPVAGVEGWKNQMILDAAYRSIASGKSEEMTLGTG, from the coding sequence ATGATTCGCTTCGGCATTGTTGGCTTCGGACTACACGCCGTGCGGCGTTTGATGCCGGGCTTCGACCTTGCCCGGAACTGCAAGGTGGTCGCCCTTTCACGTCGTGATCCCGCAAAAGCACAAGAATCTGCTCGTCACTACGGCATCGCGCACGCTTTCACATCCACGGAAGAACTGTGCCGCTGTCCCGATGTCGATGCCGTGCTGGTCACCAGCCCAGACGTCCTGCATCGTGCGGATACCCTCACGGCATTGTGCGCTGGAAAGCCGGTCCTTTGCGAAAAGCCCATGGCGATGAACACTGGCGAGTGCCGCGAAATGGTCGAGGCGGCGCGTGCGGCGAACGTTCTCTTGGGAGTAGCGCAAGTATTTCGCTTTGAAGCGAGCACCGCACGACTGCGAGAACAGATCGCCAGCGGAGCGATCGGTACCCCTGTCACGGCCCGGGTGGAATTTTCCTATCTCGGGAGCGGGCATCATCGGACGTGGCTCTACGACCGAAAGGTCGCGGCCGGGGGACCCGTCGCTGATGTCGGGGTGCATTGCATCGACGCGCTGCGCTACATCCTGCAGGACGATCCCGTCCGGATTACGGCAATCGCTCGAAAGGACGAACAGTCAGGGGATGTGGAAGGGGCTGCCATTTTGACCTTGGAATTTTCGAAAGGCACGCTCGCAACGGTTTTGGTATCCACTCGCGCAAATTACCGTACTCCGGTGGAATTCGTCGGGAGACAGGGTGTGCTGCGAGCAGATGATGGGCTTACGGTGGATCGTCCGGTAGTGATCGAGTTGTGGCGGGAGCAGAAGGTCGTCGCAGCGGAGACCGTTACCAACCAGCTCGCCTATGCGCGGCAGGTTGACAGTTTCGCGGACGCGATCGAAGGAAAAGGAACATTTCCCGTCGCGGGAGTCGAGGGCTGGAAGAATCAGATGATTCTGGACGCTGCGTATCGCAGCATTGCATCCGGGAAGTCGGAGGAAATGACTCTGGGCACTGGATAG
- a CDS encoding NCS2 family permease, which translates to MYNAEFPPEGNLHNWLDRFFGLSQQQTTVRREVVAGLTKFFTMAYIVAVNPAILKTAGMPLEASVTATILTAIFGTLLMGLYANRPFAIAPYMGENAFIAFTVVHVLGYTWQAALGAVLLAGIVFVLLTIFRLRKWMVDAIPLTLRYSYAVGIGLFLTFIGLNQTGIVTIGFPGAPVRPGHLTSASVLVAISGFLLISVLSIRRFPAAILTGVLATAVLSFLTGVAPAPTGWMSRPPSLAPVFLQFDLHSIFTWGFFPVVLTIFVIAFVDTMGTLIGVSARAGFLDSEGNLPNIERPMMADALATTFAAVIGTTTSGAFIESATGVEAGGRTGLTAVTTALCFLGTLFFAPFISAIPPQAYGPALVFVGLLMLRPITRVPFDDLTELVPAFGVIALMAFTYNVGVGMTAGFVLYPFCKLFSGRIREVRPALWVLTALSLLFFVFYPYS; encoded by the coding sequence ATGTACAATGCTGAGTTTCCACCCGAGGGCAACTTGCACAATTGGCTTGATCGTTTCTTTGGCCTCTCCCAGCAACAAACAACTGTTCGACGGGAAGTGGTCGCTGGCCTGACGAAGTTCTTCACGATGGCCTACATCGTGGCCGTCAATCCTGCGATCCTCAAGACGGCGGGCATGCCTCTCGAAGCGTCCGTCACCGCGACCATCCTGACGGCGATATTCGGCACGCTCCTGATGGGGCTGTATGCGAACCGCCCGTTCGCGATTGCACCGTACATGGGCGAGAACGCTTTCATCGCCTTCACGGTCGTTCACGTTCTCGGCTATACCTGGCAAGCCGCACTGGGCGCGGTATTGCTCGCAGGAATTGTTTTTGTTCTGCTGACAATTTTCCGGCTGCGAAAGTGGATGGTCGACGCCATTCCACTCACTCTCCGCTACAGCTATGCGGTCGGCATCGGACTGTTTCTCACGTTCATTGGCCTGAACCAGACCGGCATTGTCACCATCGGATTTCCGGGAGCGCCCGTTCGCCCCGGCCACCTCACGTCGGCGAGCGTGCTGGTCGCGATCTCTGGATTTCTCCTGATTTCAGTGCTTTCCATACGGCGCTTCCCTGCTGCCATTCTTACGGGTGTGCTCGCGACCGCGGTGCTGTCGTTTCTGACAGGCGTTGCGCCGGCGCCAACTGGTTGGATGAGCCGACCGCCGAGCCTGGCCCCGGTCTTTCTCCAGTTTGATCTGCACAGCATTTTCACGTGGGGATTTTTTCCGGTGGTCCTCACCATCTTCGTGATCGCGTTCGTGGATACCATGGGCACACTCATCGGCGTTTCCGCACGCGCGGGCTTCCTCGACAGCGAAGGCAATTTGCCCAATATTGAGAGGCCTATGATGGCGGACGCTCTCGCCACCACATTCGCGGCGGTGATCGGGACGACCACGTCGGGAGCATTCATTGAATCAGCCACCGGGGTCGAAGCAGGCGGACGCACCGGTCTGACGGCGGTCACAACCGCACTCTGTTTCCTGGGGACGCTGTTCTTCGCACCGTTTATCTCTGCGATTCCTCCGCAAGCCTACGGACCCGCGCTGGTCTTCGTGGGGCTCCTGATGCTGAGGCCGATTACCCGCGTCCCATTCGATGATCTGACCGAACTGGTGCCAGCCTTCGGCGTGATCGCACTGATGGCCTTTACCTACAATGTAGGAGTCGGCATGACAGCCGGGTTTGTGTTGTATCCATTCTGCAAACTGTTTTCGGGAAGGATTCGGGAAGTGCGCCCCGCGCTGTGGGTGCTGACTGCACTTTCGCTGCTGTTTTTTGTTTTCTATCCCTATTCGTAG
- a CDS encoding threonine/serine dehydratase, protein MVTLADIQKAKALLQGVAVRTPLLEWTKASDPRKLYLKLENLQPIGAFKLRGAYNKIASLSDEDRRRGVVSYSSGNHAQGVAFAARAMGVKAVIVMPANAPGNKLESTAALGAEVVKVGPSSEERRLRAEELAARHGYAIVPPYNDEHIIAGQGTTGLEILEQLPQVETVLAPVGGGGLISGLAVALKLSKPPVKIIGVEPELAADAQASLRAGHVVEFSAEQVTQTAADGLRTQSIGAINFEHIRTYVDDIITVKESEIDQAMRALSGHSDTVAEPSGATAVAGFLFHADELPKTTWNVAVISGGNIDPQVLAKLRS, encoded by the coding sequence ATGGTTACCCTGGCAGATATACAAAAGGCTAAAGCTCTTCTTCAAGGGGTCGCCGTCCGCACTCCCCTGCTGGAATGGACCAAGGCCAGCGATCCGCGCAAGCTCTATTTGAAACTCGAAAACCTCCAACCCATCGGCGCATTCAAATTGCGCGGCGCCTACAACAAGATTGCGTCCCTGAGCGACGAAGATCGGCGCCGGGGAGTGGTGTCCTATTCCAGCGGCAATCATGCGCAGGGCGTGGCTTTTGCGGCGCGCGCTATGGGCGTCAAGGCGGTCATCGTGATGCCGGCCAATGCTCCTGGAAACAAGCTGGAGTCGACTGCGGCTCTGGGAGCAGAGGTCGTAAAGGTCGGTCCAAGCAGCGAAGAGCGGCGTCTTCGGGCCGAAGAGCTCGCAGCCAGGCACGGCTACGCGATCGTGCCTCCCTACAACGACGAGCACATTATTGCGGGCCAGGGTACGACGGGTCTCGAGATTCTCGAGCAATTGCCCCAAGTTGAGACGGTATTGGCTCCAGTGGGTGGGGGCGGACTGATCAGCGGGCTCGCCGTTGCCCTCAAGTTGAGCAAGCCTCCGGTGAAAATCATCGGCGTGGAACCGGAATTGGCGGCCGATGCCCAGGCGAGCCTACGCGCCGGGCATGTGGTCGAATTCTCCGCCGAGCAGGTCACGCAGACAGCGGCGGATGGACTTCGAACACAGAGTATCGGCGCGATCAACTTCGAACATATTCGTACTTACGTGGATGACATCATCACCGTCAAGGAAAGCGAGATCGATCAGGCGATGCGCGCGCTCAGCGGTCACTCCGATACGGTCGCAGAACCGAGCGGCGCCACAGCAGTTGCCGGATTCCTCTTTCATGCGGACGAATTGCCCAAAACCACATGGAACGTCGCGGTGATTAGCGGCGGAAATATCGATCCGCAAGTTCTGGCCAAACTCCGCAGCTGA